The Tistrella mobilis genome window below encodes:
- a CDS encoding TRAP transporter small permease subunit encodes MAGPGMSGPGRVETPAPAPRTGPLGRVAALASAVGTAWILVMMVLVNADVLGRAAFAAPLRGVPEFVGLSIVGIVFLQAGHALASGRFTRSDALLDRLAAARPRAAAALDVVHHLAGAAFFGILAWALWPRLLRAIEAGDYVGAAGDFTLPVWPIRALMIGGSVLVIGLYLILAAAAARRAAGGRS; translated from the coding sequence ATGGCAGGACCCGGCATGAGCGGGCCGGGGCGGGTGGAGACGCCCGCCCCGGCGCCGCGCACCGGGCCGCTCGGCCGGGTCGCGGCCCTTGCCAGCGCCGTCGGCACCGCCTGGATCCTGGTGATGATGGTGCTGGTCAATGCCGACGTCCTGGGCCGTGCGGCCTTTGCCGCTCCGCTCAGGGGCGTGCCCGAATTCGTCGGCCTTTCCATCGTCGGCATCGTCTTCCTGCAGGCGGGCCATGCGCTCGCCTCGGGGCGCTTCACCCGCTCCGATGCGCTGCTCGACCGGCTGGCGGCGGCCCGGCCGCGGGCGGCGGCGGCGCTGGATGTCGTCCATCATCTGGCGGGTGCCGCCTTTTTCGGCATCCTCGCCTGGGCGCTCTGGCCCCGGCTGCTCCGCGCGATCGAGGCCGGCGACTATGTCGGCGCCGCAGGTGACTTCACCCTGCCGGTCTGGCCGATCCGGGCGCTGATGATCGGAGGCTCCGTGCTGGTGATCGGCCTTTATCTGATCCTCGCGGCTGCGGCCGCACGCCGTGCCGCAGGGGGGCGGTCATGA